CGTCCAGCGATGCGTAGCGCCGCTGGCCCGGCACGCGCTTGGCGACCAGGGTGCTCTTGCCGGTCTGCCGCGCGCCGGTCACCACAACCGCCGGCATCACCCGCAGCCGCTCGGCCAGCGCGCCTTCCACGAGGCGGGGGAGTGTATTCATGGCGTGGATGATATCCATTCACGCCGTGAATGGTCAAGCTAAGGATTTGATTCTACGCGAGATCGTTCACCCGCCCCCGGGGGCGGGTGGGCGAGGGCTTGTGGCTTGCCCCGACCCGCGGCGCTGGGCTAGCGTC
This portion of the bacterium genome encodes:
- a CDS encoding ATP-binding protein translates to MNTLPRLVEGALAERLRVMPAVVVTGARQTGKSTLVAKRVPGQRRYASLD